In Leptolyngbya sp. NIES-2104, the genomic window AATTTTCGCTTGTATTTTTATTGTATTGGGTATCCATAAGTTAAGTAGATTTAACTTTTTCTCGATCGCTTGATGCTGCTCAATTTCAGGGCATAAATCGTCGTAAAAAGAAATCGTTGGTAATCGCCTTTACAGTTGTCAGGGATCGCTCAGTGTTAGTGTTCAGATACAGCCTGTTTTTTAGCGTAGGATCTTAAACCGCCATGCCTCAAATTCTTGATCCTCTTCCATCGGAAGGATCTGACCCAATTCTTTGCTGCTATGTAAATGCGACGAGCCTAATTCAAATTGCTCGGATTACAAATGTGCCCAATTGGTATTTTGAGCGCGTGGTTTTTCCGGGTCAGCGATTGTTATTTGAAGCCGTTTCGACCGCTCAACTAGAGATTCATACCGGAATGATGGCGAGCGCAATTTTATCCGATACGATTCCCTGTTCGACTCTGATGGTGAGCGAGGAGGGTGATGATGAACCGTTTCCCCAGTCTCTCGGATTGGCAGTGACTTCTCATAAAGTTGTGTAAATGCTTTGCATTTCTTTAAGAATAACGGTTTCGTATTGTTTGTTAAAAAACTGATTTCGACCTCAAGAACCGCGATCGCGGTTCTTTTTTTGCACAATTAAGAAGACAGGTTTCGGTGACTGCTTTGGATTTACCTTCTTTTAT contains:
- a CDS encoding DUF1830 domain-containing protein, yielding MPQILDPLPSEGSDPILCCYVNATSLIQIARITNVPNWYFERVVFPGQRLLFEAVSTAQLEIHTGMMASAILSDTIPCSTLMVSEEGDDEPFPQSLGLAVTSHKVV